From a single Staphylococcus epidermidis genomic region:
- the mroQ gene encoding intramembrane glutamic endopeptidase MroQ, producing MKRLWVSLLTVLFYGLAQILPGLVLGNHLLGDMSKMQTAQTMIIMQVSIFIIAALLIIFMQATIKNPTQLEQGHKEPKRYIFAWVLLGFCIVMIYQVIISIILFAINGSPQRSPNTERLMAIAKQMPIFIVLISIVGPILEEYVFRKVIFGELYNFIKGSRVVSFIIASIVSSLIFALAHNDFKFIPVYFGMGVIFSLAYVYTKRIAVPIGIHMLMNGSVVLTQVVGGDSIKKLQEQATFIFHLIF from the coding sequence ATGAAAAGGTTATGGGTATCCCTATTAACCGTTCTATTCTACGGTTTAGCTCAAATACTACCTGGGTTGGTTTTAGGTAACCATTTACTTGGAGATATGTCTAAAATGCAAACTGCCCAAACAATGATTATCATGCAAGTATCTATCTTTATCATCGCTGCATTGTTAATCATTTTCATGCAAGCAACCATTAAAAATCCTACTCAATTAGAACAAGGACATAAGGAACCTAAAAGATATATTTTCGCCTGGGTTCTATTAGGATTTTGTATTGTGATGATTTACCAAGTCATCATCAGTATAATTTTATTTGCCATCAATGGCAGTCCGCAAAGAAGTCCAAACACTGAAAGGTTAATGGCTATTGCTAAGCAAATGCCGATATTTATCGTTTTAATATCCATAGTAGGTCCCATTTTAGAGGAATACGTTTTTCGTAAAGTTATCTTCGGAGAATTGTATAACTTTATAAAGGGATCACGTGTGGTAAGCTTTATCATTGCTTCTATAGTAAGTTCTCTAATATTCGCTTTAGCACATAATGACTTCAAATTTATACCGGTATATTTTGGAATGGGAGTCATTTTCTCACTTGCTTATGTTTACACAAAACGAATTGCTGTACCTATAGGCATACACATGCTTATGAATGGTTCGGTTGTATTAACTCAAGTTGTGGGTGGAGATTCTATTAAAAAATTGCAAGAACAAGCAACATTTATATTCCATCTTATATTTTAA
- the groES gene encoding co-chaperone GroES, translating into MLKPLGNRVIIEKKEQEQTTKSGIVLTDSAKEKSNEGVIIAVGQGRLLDNGTQVAPQVSEGDTIVFQQYAGTEVKRGDKTYLILNEEDILAIIE; encoded by the coding sequence ATGCTTAAACCATTAGGAAATCGTGTGATTATTGAGAAGAAAGAGCAAGAACAAACAACTAAAAGTGGCATCGTTTTAACAGATAGCGCTAAAGAAAAATCAAATGAAGGTGTGATCATTGCAGTTGGACAAGGTCGTTTATTAGACAATGGCACACAAGTTGCTCCTCAAGTCAGTGAAGGTGACACAATCGTCTTCCAACAATATGCAGGTACTGAAGTAAAACGTGGCGACAAAACATATTTAATTTTAAATGAAGAAGATATATTAGCTATTATAGAATAA
- the groL gene encoding chaperonin GroEL (60 kDa chaperone family; promotes refolding of misfolded polypeptides especially under stressful conditions; forms two stacked rings of heptamers to form a barrel-shaped 14mer; ends can be capped by GroES; misfolded proteins enter the barrel where they are refolded when GroES binds), which produces MAKDLKFSEDARQAMLRGVDKLANAVKVTIGPKGRNVVLDKDYTTPLITNDGVTIAKEIELEDPYENMGAKLVQEVANKTNEIAGDGTTTATVLAQSMIQEGLKNVTSGANPVGLRQGIDKAVQVAIEALHEISQKVENKNEIAQVGAISAADEEIGRYISEAMDKVGNDGVITIEESNGFNTELEVVEGMQFDRGYQSPYMVTDSDKMIAELERPYILVTDKKISSFQDILPLLEQVVQASRPILIVADEVEGDALTNIVLNRMRGTFTAVAVKAPGFGDRRKAMLEDLAILTGAQVITDDLGLELKDASLDMLGTANKVEVTKDHTTVVDGNGDENNIDARVGQIKAQIEETDSEFDKEKLQERLAKLAGGVAVIKVGAASETELKERKLRIEDALNSTRAAVEEGIVAGGGTALVNIYQKVSEIKAEGDVETGVNIVLKALQAPVRQIAENAGLEGSIIVERLKHAEAGVGFNAATNEWVNMLEEGIVDPTKVTRSALQHAASVAAMFLTTEAVVASIPEPENNEQPGMGGMPGMM; this is translated from the coding sequence ATGGCAAAAGATCTTAAATTCTCTGAAGATGCGCGTCAAGCAATGTTACGTGGTGTTGATAAATTAGCAAACGCTGTAAAGGTTACAATTGGACCTAAAGGGCGAAATGTGGTTCTAGATAAGGATTACACAACACCTTTAATTACCAACGATGGTGTAACAATTGCTAAGGAAATAGAGTTAGAAGATCCATATGAGAATATGGGTGCAAAATTAGTGCAGGAAGTTGCGAATAAAACAAATGAAATCGCTGGGGACGGTACAACTACAGCAACAGTTTTAGCACAATCAATGATTCAGGAAGGTCTTAAGAATGTTACAAGTGGTGCAAATCCTGTAGGCTTAAGACAAGGTATTGACAAAGCAGTGCAAGTGGCTATAGAAGCGCTTCATGAGATTTCTCAAAAGGTTGAAAATAAGAACGAGATAGCGCAAGTTGGAGCTATTTCAGCAGCAGATGAAGAAATCGGTCGCTACATTTCTGAAGCAATGGATAAAGTAGGTAACGATGGCGTTATCACTATTGAAGAATCAAATGGGTTTAATACAGAATTAGAAGTAGTTGAAGGAATGCAATTTGATCGCGGTTATCAATCACCATATATGGTAACTGACTCAGATAAAATGATAGCTGAATTAGAACGTCCATATATATTAGTAACGGATAAGAAAATTTCATCATTCCAAGATATTCTTCCATTATTAGAACAAGTTGTGCAGGCTAGTCGACCAATTTTAATTGTTGCGGATGAAGTAGAAGGCGATGCACTTACTAATATTGTTTTAAACCGTATGCGTGGAACATTTACTGCTGTAGCAGTTAAAGCCCCAGGATTTGGTGATCGACGTAAAGCAATGTTAGAAGACCTAGCAATATTAACTGGTGCTCAAGTCATTACTGATGATTTAGGTTTAGAACTTAAAGATGCATCTCTTGATATGCTAGGTACTGCTAATAAAGTTGAAGTGACTAAAGATCATACAACAGTCGTAGATGGTAATGGTGATGAAAATAATATTGATGCTCGTGTAGGTCAAATTAAAGCACAAATTGAAGAAACTGATTCAGAGTTTGATAAAGAAAAATTACAGGAACGTTTGGCAAAACTAGCTGGCGGCGTAGCTGTTATCAAAGTAGGGGCTGCAAGTGAAACAGAGCTTAAAGAACGTAAATTAAGAATTGAAGACGCATTAAATTCAACACGTGCGGCGGTGGAAGAAGGTATCGTTGCTGGTGGTGGTACTGCGTTAGTCAATATATATCAAAAAGTAAGTGAAATTAAAGCAGAAGGTGATGTTGAAACGGGTGTTAATATCGTATTAAAAGCATTACAAGCACCTGTTAGACAAATTGCTGAAAATGCAGGATTAGAGGGTTCAATTATTGTTGAACGTTTAAAACATGCTGAAGCGGGCGTTGGTTTCAATGCAGCAACAAATGAATGGGTTAATATGTTAGAAGAAGGTATAGTAGATCCAACTAAAGTAACTCGTTCAGCGTTACAACATGCAGCAAGTGTAGCTGCTATGTTCTTAACAACTGAAGCAGTCGTTGCTAGTATTCCAGAGCCAGAAAATAATGAACAACCTGGAATGGGTGGCATGCCAGGTATGATGTAA